A portion of the Rhodococcus pseudokoreensis genome contains these proteins:
- a CDS encoding 2Fe-2S iron-sulfur cluster-binding protein, with protein MSNNITVIDRAGSPSQVEWEPEQTLMEALRDNDFPLLASCGGTASCATCHVYLEPQVVSGLGERSEDEIELLEEAEGFDAETSRLSCQVAHAQSLDGITVTLAPEE; from the coding sequence ATGTCCAACAACATCACCGTCATCGACCGCGCGGGATCGCCCAGCCAGGTCGAGTGGGAACCCGAACAGACCCTCATGGAAGCTCTGCGGGACAATGATTTTCCACTCCTGGCGTCGTGCGGCGGAACCGCGTCCTGCGCCACCTGCCATGTGTACCTGGAACCGCAGGTCGTCTCGGGACTCGGCGAGCGCTCCGAAGACGAGATCGAACTCCTCGAGGAAGCCGAAGGGTTCGACGCGGAGACGTCACGACTGTCCTGCCAGGTCGCGCACGCTCAGTCGCTCGACGGAATCACCGTCACGCTGGCGCCGGAGGAATGA
- a CDS encoding SDR family NAD(P)-dependent oxidoreductase has protein sequence MRLQGKRVVVTAAASGMGQAGCERFAQEGARIAAVDRDEARLKEVVDGINTAGGNAQGFVADLSDADIAGTVADDAIAWLGGIDVLWSHAGMPAPGDVETLDLDEFRTATDVNLTQSTVIAARAITHMRQQGSGSIIFTASTSGLVGSALSPVYSALKASVIGLAKGLAVRYATDGVRVNALCPGPVATPMLYNDFMKVDARFSQEENEKRVVAGVPLGRAGQPREIADAALWLASDESSFVTGIALPVDGGLTAR, from the coding sequence ATGAGACTGCAAGGCAAGCGCGTGGTCGTGACCGCGGCCGCGTCGGGAATGGGCCAGGCCGGGTGCGAACGGTTCGCGCAGGAAGGCGCCCGGATCGCGGCAGTCGACCGGGACGAAGCCCGGTTGAAGGAAGTGGTCGACGGAATCAACACGGCTGGCGGCAACGCACAGGGGTTCGTCGCCGATCTGTCCGACGCCGACATCGCCGGGACCGTCGCCGACGACGCGATCGCATGGCTCGGCGGAATCGACGTCCTGTGGAGCCACGCGGGAATGCCCGCCCCCGGCGACGTCGAGACCCTCGACCTCGACGAATTCCGAACCGCCACCGACGTGAACCTCACACAGTCGACGGTGATCGCGGCACGCGCGATCACGCACATGCGACAGCAGGGGAGCGGCTCGATCATCTTCACCGCATCGACCTCCGGACTCGTCGGGTCTGCGCTCAGCCCGGTCTACTCCGCACTGAAGGCGAGCGTCATTGGTCTGGCCAAGGGGTTGGCCGTGCGCTACGCGACCGATGGTGTCCGCGTGAACGCACTGTGCCCGGGACCGGTGGCGACCCCGATGTTGTACAACGACTTCATGAAGGTCGATGCACGGTTCTCCCAGGAAGAGAACGAGAAGCGTGTCGTCGCCGGTGTCCCACTCGGCCGCGCCGGTCAGCCCCGTGAGATTGCGGACGCCGCGTTGTGGCTGGCCTCGGACGAGTCGTCCTTCGTCACGGGGATCGCGTTGCCCGTCGACGGCGGCCTGACCGCACGATAG